One uncultured Fibrobacter sp. genomic region harbors:
- the cmk gene encoding (d)CMP kinase, whose product MSNSENFVIALDGGSGTGKSTTAKIIAKKLGITYLDTGAMYRAVTLAALDAGLSAEEGPAMDELLKGLTLGFDSENRILINGICRESEIRGMRVSSNVSIYCALPSVRAAMTTQQREIGKKQSCILDGRDIGTVVFPDAKYKFFMVTDVKVRAERRYKELLEKGEKVTLEEVLNNLVERDRLDSSRATAPLKKADDAIEIDTTHISIEQQVQKILDYVGVVA is encoded by the coding sequence ATGAGTAATTCTGAAAACTTTGTCATCGCCCTTGACGGGGGATCCGGTACCGGTAAGAGTACCACCGCAAAAATCATTGCCAAGAAATTGGGTATTACCTACCTCGACACAGGCGCCATGTACCGCGCCGTGACGCTTGCCGCCCTCGACGCAGGACTCAGCGCCGAAGAAGGCCCCGCAATGGACGAATTGCTCAAAGGCCTCACCCTCGGGTTCGACTCCGAAAACCGCATCCTCATTAATGGCATCTGCCGCGAATCTGAAATCCGCGGGATGCGCGTTTCTAGCAACGTGAGCATCTACTGCGCCCTCCCGTCGGTTCGCGCCGCCATGACAACGCAGCAGCGCGAAATCGGCAAGAAGCAGAGCTGCATCCTGGATGGCCGCGATATCGGAACAGTCGTTTTCCCCGATGCCAAGTACAAGTTTTTCATGGTGACGGACGTAAAGGTCCGCGCCGAACGCCGCTACAAGGAACTCCTTGAAAAAGGCGAAAAAGTTACCCTCGAAGAAGTCCTCAATAATCTGGTCGAACGCGACCGCCTGGACTCCTCTCGTGCGACCGCCCCGTTGAAAAAGGCGGACGATGCTATTGAAATTGACACTACACACATCTCAATCGAACAACAGGTTCAAAAGATTCTCGACTACGTAGGTGTAGTGGCGTAG
- a CDS encoding formate/nitrite transporter family protein has translation MIKNLILSIYSGLCIGLGGTVYLSCDNKILGSFLFGLGLFTILNFGFNLFTGKVGYFVNNKPSYWGFLGIVWLGNFIGTFLFAKMIAATRYGATLQAKANALCLVKDGDSIVSLLVLGIFCGMLMFIAADGYKNIENQVGKVVAVFLPVMVFILSGFEHCIADMFYFSLAGDFSALMLKSLIVITVGNSIGGGLIPLARKFAPARG, from the coding sequence GTGATTAAAAATCTTATTCTATCGATTTACTCAGGCCTTTGCATCGGTCTTGGCGGAACAGTCTACCTTTCTTGCGACAACAAGATTCTAGGTTCCTTCCTTTTCGGTCTCGGGCTCTTTACCATCCTAAACTTCGGCTTCAACCTTTTCACGGGTAAAGTCGGCTATTTCGTCAACAACAAGCCCAGCTACTGGGGATTCCTCGGAATCGTATGGCTCGGCAACTTTATCGGGACATTCCTCTTTGCCAAAATGATTGCAGCCACGCGTTACGGTGCCACCCTGCAAGCCAAGGCGAACGCCCTCTGCCTCGTCAAGGATGGTGACAGCATCGTAAGTCTCCTCGTACTGGGTATTTTCTGCGGAATGCTGATGTTCATTGCTGCCGACGGTTACAAGAACATCGAGAACCAAGTCGGAAAAGTCGTTGCCGTTTTTCTCCCAGTCATGGTCTTTATCTTGAGCGGATTTGAGCACTGCATCGCCGACATGTTCTACTTCTCGCTCGCCGGAGATTTTTCAGCACTGATGCTTAAATCCCTAATCGTAATTACCGTGGGAAATTCCATTGGCGGCGGACTCATTCCGCTGGCGAGAAAATTCGCGCCTGCGCGGGGATGA
- the fliB gene encoding flagellin lysine-N-methylase produces MILRKPDFYDKFKCIAERCSDTCCVGWEIDIDKASQDAYRKVAGTFGDKLRENIEDGHFKLLPHDRCPFLTKDNLCEIYTHLGEGALCEICTEHPRFVEVYGDIMERGLGLCCEEAARLLLTGEGPLQFTACECDEIEDELSEDDIDIRNQVFYEREQIFSALADSTKPLADRFYVAFGYTPENPFAPLKNADAYLELLSKTESFGPAWDDALARIRNRIEASPSEQAAEIEDEGYFSENEGARLLAYLIYRHYAKCLFEGYEQGKRLFPLFFWNTVRFFARELAGECSPEQIKINAVKILSRQLEYCEENMTLIESTLDML; encoded by the coding sequence ATGATTTTACGCAAGCCAGACTTTTACGACAAATTCAAGTGTATCGCCGAGCGCTGCAGCGACACATGCTGTGTCGGCTGGGAAATCGACATAGACAAGGCCTCGCAGGACGCCTACCGCAAAGTAGCGGGAACATTCGGCGACAAGCTTCGCGAAAACATCGAAGACGGGCATTTCAAGTTGCTCCCCCACGATCGTTGCCCTTTTCTTACCAAAGACAATCTCTGCGAAATATACACCCACCTGGGCGAAGGCGCCCTGTGCGAAATCTGCACGGAACACCCGCGGTTCGTAGAAGTCTACGGAGACATCATGGAACGTGGACTCGGACTCTGCTGCGAAGAGGCTGCCAGGCTTTTGCTTACAGGCGAAGGGCCACTCCAGTTCACCGCCTGCGAATGTGACGAAATCGAGGACGAACTGAGCGAAGACGACATCGACATCCGCAACCAGGTCTTTTACGAACGGGAACAGATTTTTAGCGCCCTAGCCGATTCCACGAAACCTCTTGCCGACAGATTCTACGTTGCCTTCGGTTACACCCCCGAAAACCCCTTCGCGCCGCTAAAGAATGCGGACGCCTATCTGGAACTCCTTTCCAAGACAGAAAGTTTCGGCCCCGCATGGGACGACGCCCTTGCACGAATCCGTAATCGCATCGAGGCAAGCCCTTCGGAACAAGCAGCTGAAATCGAGGACGAAGGATACTTTTCCGAAAACGAGGGCGCACGCCTACTCGCCTACCTTATTTACCGGCATTACGCCAAATGCCTTTTCGAAGGCTACGAACAAGGAAAGCGACTGTTCCCCTTGTTTTTCTGGAATACGGTAAGGTTCTTTGCTCGCGAACTTGCCGGGGAATGTTCTCCTGAGCAAATCAAGATAAACGCCGTCAAGATTCTTTCAAGGCAGTTGGAATACTGCGAAGAAAACATGACGCTAATCGAAAGCACCCTGGATATGCTTTAG
- a CDS encoding TlpA disulfide reductase family protein → MRFVSKLLSVIAVATVVPFAQLAPEPQMADVQLMQDSSTNQPMKMDFSKPLTGISDPGILFSHFANKPLLIYYFSPKCPHCQRHISEIQDLVKEYEPAGLTGIAIGLGGGIKKNDIRLFIDQFHVSIPVFQDSDYKFGPAYGTGYIPVVFVVQKDGTFYRYETLNEANMNHMRATLNKMFGK, encoded by the coding sequence ATGCGATTTGTATCGAAGTTATTGAGTGTTATAGCCGTTGCCACAGTAGTCCCCTTCGCGCAGCTTGCCCCTGAGCCCCAAATGGCGGATGTGCAGCTGATGCAGGACAGCTCAACAAACCAGCCCATGAAGATGGACTTTTCCAAGCCACTCACAGGCATTAGCGATCCGGGTATTTTATTCAGCCACTTCGCCAACAAGCCGCTTTTGATTTACTACTTCAGCCCCAAATGCCCGCATTGTCAACGCCATATCTCCGAAATTCAGGACCTGGTCAAGGAATACGAACCGGCGGGCCTCACGGGGATAGCCATTGGCCTTGGCGGGGGCATCAAGAAAAACGACATTCGCCTTTTTATCGACCAGTTCCATGTATCTATTCCCGTATTCCAGGATAGCGACTACAAGTTCGGGCCTGCCTACGGAACAGGTTACATTCCGGTGGTCTTCGTGGTGCAAAAAGACGGCACTTTCTACCGTTACGAAACCCTGAACGAAGCAAACATGAACCACATGCGCGCAACGCTCAACAAGATGTTCGGCAAATAA
- a CDS encoding SLC13 family permease yields MIEGLLSSIEFCGLSGNAWFSIAVALAVFATLMFTKLKADIVFLAGMCALFVSGVLNITESFGGFISPSVLVIAALYAVIAGLNHTGVLNWIVKHMMGSPKTTTGAIVRTMLPVALLSSILTNTTVVALFIDVVKIWSKRLGISPSKLLIPLSYASGMGGICTLIGTPTNLIISGMYTDKTGVHLSIFTTTVCGLFCLAVGILSVIAMQKLLPKCTSPLSSGEDDELTMELRVPSKHPFIGMTLQEIYENNPKGFQKDKNSILSIRRFDNEVEVATPDTFIMGGDHIIVSGKPKTLQWICNNLNLKNEHLDGILENSTSNKIGKKTLISAIIMIAMVLLPAFGVLPLLSACMLAAAAMIIFHCCSSQQAMDSINLSILIVFAGSICIGKSFEDTGVAKAIADALLTLCGSNPYIALISMCVVATIITEFISNSATAAMFCPIAISAATSLGVNPMTFCIALMISVSSSFATPIGSPTHMLVYGAGGYRFTDFIKIGLPMNFIILAANIFITLIIFPF; encoded by the coding sequence ATGATAGAAGGCTTACTATCTTCCATTGAATTCTGCGGACTGTCCGGAAACGCGTGGTTTTCAATTGCCGTTGCACTAGCCGTCTTTGCAACCCTGATGTTTACGAAACTGAAGGCGGACATCGTTTTTCTTGCTGGGATGTGCGCACTCTTTGTAAGCGGCGTTCTGAACATCACCGAGTCCTTCGGCGGATTCATTTCGCCCTCGGTGCTTGTCATCGCGGCCCTCTACGCCGTCATTGCAGGCCTTAACCACACGGGCGTCCTCAACTGGATTGTAAAGCACATGATGGGGTCTCCCAAAACGACGACTGGCGCTATCGTTCGCACCATGCTTCCTGTCGCCCTGCTCAGTTCTATCCTTACCAATACAACAGTGGTCGCCCTTTTCATCGACGTCGTAAAAATTTGGTCGAAACGATTGGGGATTTCTCCATCGAAGCTTTTGATTCCGCTGAGCTACGCCTCGGGAATGGGCGGCATCTGCACCTTGATCGGAACCCCCACGAACCTTATTATTTCGGGAATGTACACCGATAAAACGGGAGTCCATCTGAGTATCTTTACGACAACGGTTTGCGGACTTTTCTGCTTGGCTGTCGGAATCCTTTCGGTAATCGCCATGCAAAAACTTCTACCGAAATGCACCTCCCCCCTCAGCAGTGGCGAAGATGACGAATTGACCATGGAACTCCGGGTTCCCTCCAAGCATCCGTTCATCGGCATGACCCTTCAGGAAATCTACGAAAACAATCCGAAAGGTTTCCAAAAAGACAAAAACTCCATCCTTTCTATCCGCCGTTTTGACAACGAAGTCGAAGTCGCCACGCCAGATACGTTCATTATGGGCGGAGACCACATCATTGTTTCCGGCAAGCCGAAAACGCTCCAGTGGATTTGCAACAACTTAAACCTGAAAAACGAACACCTGGACGGCATCCTCGAAAATTCGACAAGCAATAAAATCGGGAAAAAGACTCTTATCTCGGCAATCATCATGATTGCCATGGTGCTGTTGCCGGCTTTCGGAGTACTGCCCCTTCTTTCGGCATGTATGCTTGCTGCCGCCGCCATGATTATTTTCCATTGTTGTTCAAGCCAACAAGCAATGGATTCCATCAACTTGTCGATCCTTATCGTCTTTGCAGGGAGTATCTGCATAGGCAAGTCATTTGAAGATACGGGTGTTGCCAAAGCGATTGCAGACGCTCTTTTGACTCTCTGCGGAAGCAACCCCTACATAGCGCTTATCAGTATGTGCGTTGTTGCAACGATCATCACAGAATTCATCAGCAACTCCGCCACGGCGGCCATGTTCTGCCCCATCGCAATTAGCGCAGCGACATCGCTCGGCGTAAACCCGATGACCTTCTGCATCGCCCTGATGATTTCCGTGAGCAGCAGCTTTGCCACCCCCATCGGTTCGCCCACCCACATGCTCGTTTACGGTGCAGGCGGCTACCGCTTTACGGATTTTATAAAAATTGGCCTTCCCATGAACTTCATTATCCTTGCGGCCAACATTTTCATAACCTTGATCATTTTCCCGTTTTAA
- a CDS encoding MBL fold metallo-hydrolase, translating into MKKAFASLFAVALALTVAGCSDTKTLKEPAKTSAVPETTKKAEPVAETVEAVDGTKTVSLANGAKVTWIQDNMGEKRMQRELFSDASDSLYESLNLPSGIPASVSTFLVQVDGEYILFDAGLGTFGGQLMKRLAALGVNPDSIGLVYLTHFHVDHIAGLVKPGAAGKLEKIFNNAAIYAGKVEYDAWMNDIPKNDLQKNVMELYRDSLHLFAFGDTLPHGVLAMDAVGHTPGHTAFQMANLLVVGDLMHGYALQKDHPEINSNYDMDKEKSAESRKRLMQYARDNNLLMAGMHLPPPGFVE; encoded by the coding sequence ATGAAAAAAGCCTTTGCTTCTTTATTTGCGGTTGCGCTGGCCTTGACAGTGGCTGGTTGCAGCGATACGAAAACGCTTAAGGAACCCGCTAAAACAAGTGCGGTGCCCGAAACCACAAAAAAGGCCGAGCCTGTTGCTGAAACTGTAGAGGCCGTTGACGGGACGAAAACGGTTTCGCTCGCGAATGGGGCGAAGGTCACCTGGATTCAGGACAATATGGGCGAAAAGCGAATGCAACGTGAACTTTTCAGCGATGCGAGTGATTCCCTTTACGAAAGCCTGAATTTGCCGTCAGGAATTCCCGCTTCGGTCAGTACCTTCCTAGTGCAGGTTGACGGCGAATACATCTTGTTTGATGCGGGCCTTGGCACCTTTGGGGGCCAGTTGATGAAACGCCTTGCTGCTCTGGGTGTAAATCCGGATTCTATCGGGCTTGTCTACCTGACGCATTTCCATGTGGATCATATTGCGGGGCTCGTGAAACCGGGCGCTGCCGGAAAACTGGAAAAAATTTTCAATAATGCCGCAATCTATGCGGGTAAAGTCGAGTATGACGCTTGGATGAACGATATTCCGAAGAATGATTTGCAGAAAAACGTCATGGAACTTTACAGGGATAGTCTTCACTTGTTTGCTTTCGGCGACACGCTCCCGCATGGCGTGCTTGCGATGGATGCCGTGGGCCATACGCCAGGCCATACAGCGTTCCAGATGGCAAACCTACTTGTGGTGGGCGACCTGATGCATGGTTACGCCTTGCAGAAGGATCACCCCGAAATCAATTCCAACTACGACATGGATAAGGAAAAATCTGCCGAAAGTCGTAAGCGCCTAATGCAGTACGCCCGCGACAACAATCTCCTGATGGCAGGAATGCACCTTCCGCCTCCTGGATTCGTGGAGTAG
- a CDS encoding fibrobacter succinogenes major paralogous domain-containing protein — MHTSFVVFNIIGLAIIVIAAFRIGVKVSKASKREAPEAQNKVTPEESFAKNNEKFKYGTFTDARDGETYHTVQIGNQVWMVENLRFKTEGSYAPGNEEENVKTYGRLYTWTAALNIPSEYTEQSPAKDLNMYHKIKEDNYQGIAPEGWHIPSLKEWEQLMDNLPAKSGGKELRSESAWLNPGTDSLGFFALPAGYRFDNGTYCQFGKRARFWCKDEYGKSNAYRLSLTINSMDIEGVYRSDAISVRCVKNV, encoded by the coding sequence ATGCATACATCCTTCGTCGTGTTCAACATCATCGGCCTTGCAATCATTGTCATTGCGGCATTCCGCATTGGTGTGAAAGTCAGCAAAGCTTCCAAAAGAGAAGCCCCCGAAGCCCAGAACAAGGTAACCCCCGAAGAAAGCTTCGCCAAGAATAATGAAAAGTTCAAATACGGAACGTTCACGGACGCCCGTGACGGCGAGACCTACCACACCGTACAAATCGGCAACCAAGTCTGGATGGTCGAGAACCTGCGTTTCAAGACGGAAGGCAGCTACGCCCCCGGCAACGAAGAAGAAAACGTAAAGACTTACGGACGCCTCTACACGTGGACGGCAGCCCTGAACATTCCGTCGGAATACACGGAACAGTCCCCGGCAAAAGACCTCAACATGTACCACAAGATAAAAGAGGACAACTACCAGGGTATCGCCCCCGAAGGTTGGCACATTCCGAGCCTCAAGGAATGGGAACAGCTGATGGACAACCTCCCCGCAAAGTCTGGCGGAAAAGAACTGCGCAGCGAAAGCGCGTGGCTGAACCCCGGTACCGACTCCTTGGGATTCTTCGCGCTCCCTGCCGGATACCGTTTCGACAACGGCACCTATTGCCAGTTCGGCAAGCGCGCCCGTTTCTGGTGCAAGGACGAATACGGCAAGTCTAACGCCTACCGCCTGAGCCTCACCATCAATTCCATGGACATCGAAGGCGTCTACAGGTCCGACGCCATCTCGGTACGTTGCGTGAAAAACGTTTAA
- the rpsA gene encoding 30S ribosomal protein S1 yields the protein MSQNLKFGTAEDLAEILAAQGECSPDFRKQNADVYAGMDCLEQGKLVTGKISQVNDQEVLIDVNYKSEGVIDRAEFKDTDSLEIGSEIEVFVEKLEDEDGRLILSKQKADFVRVWDRIHAAFENNEVVRGTLTKRIKGGVVVDLFGIDAFLPGSQIDLRQIPDINALIGQEFDLKVIKVNKARRNIVVSRRVVLEEERNKQRGDVLETLEKGQVRKGIVKNITDFGAFIDLGGVDGLLHITDMSYKRINHPTEMLQLGQEVEVMVLDFNDKKERISLGMKQLKPHPWKDIAERYPEGAIVKGKVVSITDYGAFVELDSGVEGLIHVSEMSWTQHVKHPSKILAVGQEVEAVVLKVEEDAERISLGMKQLESDPWDSIETELPPGARVVGEIRNLASFGAFVEIKEGVDGLIHVSDMSWTKKITHPNEMVKKGDKVECVVLAVDKEKRRISLSMKHLTEDPWDTIDSTYPVNSEVKGKIVRMLDRGVVVELADGIEGFIPVSKLTTEYIKVPADAFKVGDEVPATVTEIDQNNRKIFLSVVDYFKSRESAELKAWMDAHKPGESGTTIGEAAAPKKKASKKKADEAEA from the coding sequence ATGTCTCAAAATCTCAAATTCGGTACCGCTGAAGATCTCGCTGAAATCCTCGCCGCTCAGGGCGAATGCAGCCCCGACTTCCGTAAGCAGAACGCTGACGTTTACGCTGGCATGGATTGCCTCGAACAGGGCAAGCTCGTCACCGGTAAGATCAGCCAGGTGAACGACCAGGAAGTCCTGATCGACGTGAACTACAAGTCCGAAGGTGTCATTGACCGTGCTGAATTCAAGGACACGGACTCCCTCGAAATCGGTTCCGAAATCGAAGTGTTTGTCGAAAAGCTCGAAGATGAAGACGGCCGTCTTATCCTCTCGAAGCAGAAGGCCGACTTCGTGCGCGTGTGGGATCGCATCCACGCTGCATTCGAAAACAACGAAGTCGTGCGCGGTACGCTCACGAAGCGTATCAAGGGCGGTGTGGTTGTCGACCTGTTCGGCATCGACGCCTTCCTCCCGGGTTCCCAGATCGACCTCCGTCAGATCCCGGACATCAACGCTCTCATCGGCCAGGAATTCGACCTCAAGGTTATCAAGGTCAACAAGGCTCGTCGCAACATCGTCGTTTCTCGCCGTGTCGTTCTCGAAGAAGAACGCAACAAGCAGCGTGGCGACGTTCTCGAAACTCTCGAGAAGGGTCAGGTCCGCAAGGGTATCGTCAAGAACATCACCGACTTCGGTGCATTCATTGACCTCGGCGGCGTAGACGGCCTCCTCCACATCACCGACATGAGCTACAAGCGCATCAACCACCCGACCGAAATGCTCCAGCTCGGCCAGGAAGTCGAAGTTATGGTTCTCGACTTCAACGACAAGAAGGAACGCATCTCTCTCGGCATGAAGCAGCTTAAGCCGCATCCGTGGAAGGATATCGCCGAACGTTATCCGGAAGGCGCTATCGTTAAGGGTAAGGTTGTTTCCATTACCGATTACGGTGCATTCGTTGAACTGGATAGCGGCGTCGAAGGCCTCATCCACGTTTCCGAAATGTCCTGGACCCAGCATGTCAAGCACCCGTCCAAGATCCTCGCTGTGGGTCAGGAAGTGGAAGCTGTCGTGCTCAAGGTTGAAGAAGATGCAGAACGCATCTCTCTCGGCATGAAGCAGCTCGAATCCGATCCGTGGGATTCCATCGAAACCGAACTTCCGCCGGGCGCACGCGTCGTTGGCGAAATCCGCAACCTCGCTTCCTTCGGCGCATTCGTCGAAATCAAGGAAGGTGTGGACGGTCTCATCCACGTGTCCGACATGTCCTGGACCAAGAAGATCACTCACCCGAACGAAATGGTCAAGAAGGGCGACAAGGTCGAATGCGTCGTGCTCGCTGTCGATAAGGAAAAGCGTCGCATTTCTCTGTCCATGAAGCACCTCACCGAAGATCCGTGGGACACCATCGATTCCACCTACCCGGTGAACAGCGAAGTGAAGGGCAAGATCGTTCGCATGCTCGACCGCGGCGTCGTGGTTGAACTTGCCGACGGCATCGAAGGCTTCATCCCGGTTTCCAAGCTCACCACCGAATACATCAAGGTTCCGGCCGATGCATTCAAGGTTGGCGACGAAGTTCCGGCTACCGTGACCGAAATCGATCAGAACAACCGTAAGATCTTCCTCTCTGTGGTTGACTACTTCAAGAGCCGCGAATCCGCCGAACTGAAGGCTTGGATGGACGCTCACAAGCCGGGCGAATCTGGCACCACCATCGGTGAAGCCGCCGCCCCGAAGAAGAAGGCTTCCAAGAAGAAGGCTGACGAAGCTGAAGCTTAA